From a single Leptidea sinapis chromosome 1, ilLepSina1.1, whole genome shotgun sequence genomic region:
- the LOC126969830 gene encoding uncharacterized protein LOC126969830, whose translation MNTNDIIMDEEELNNETIVLNSWTKEEKFYLYQALIQYGSEDIEQISNLMPTKSDKEIEAALSYYRKKASLIPVIQPKKAPKKKVESNSSIPLANWAKLLLESKTYEELNTDIAFALRLIADFEEKPFSREINIRTIYYTLANALEGKSVKMDKITKSVIEQCMLDSSVASNTFVKPFQLRTILENIRIDENVSNSLRKISECHDEANIQYLISQKAYNPFNFSQNILKNS comes from the coding sequence ATGAATACTAATGATataataatggatgaagaagAATTGAACAACGAAACAATAGTGTTAAATTCTTGGACAAAAgaggaaaaattttatttgtaccaaGCACTTATCCAATATGGTTCAGAAGATATAGAACAGATAAGTAATTTAATGCCAACAAAAAGTGATAAAGAAATAGAAGCCGCATTAAGTTATTACAGAAAGAAAGCTTCATTAATTCCTGTCATTCAACCAAAAAAAGCACCTAAGAAAAAAGTAGAATCGAATTCATCAATTCCATTAGCAAATTGGGCTAAATTACTTTTAGAGTCTAAAACTTATGAAGAACTAAACACTGATATAGCATTTGCATTAAGATTGATTGCTGACTTTGAAGAGAAACCTTTTTCACGAGAAATAAACATTAGGACTATTTATTACACATTGGCAAATGCATTGGAAGGTAAATCAGTTAAAATGGACAAGATAACAAAATCAGTTATTGAGCAATGTATGCTTGATTCATCTGTTGCGAGTAATACATTTGTGAAGCCCTTCCAATTAAGAAccattttagaaaatattcgtATTGATGAAAATGTTTCAAACAGCCTTAGAAAAATTTCAGAATGCCATGATGAGgcaaatattcaatatttaataagccAAAAGGCGTATAATCCATTTAATTTCTCCCAAAACATTTTGAAAAATTCGTAG
- the LOC126969875 gene encoding uncharacterized protein LOC126969875, producing MASARRSYRLDSKEILDALVNDVDSDIEEDPEIQIEEVIQDLQEVVSVQDEVNDDADMSENVSEPDQGRSRGRSRPTLRGRTRSRGGRVRSGARSTTRCRGGRHATTSIREKVFQFSSAFSGKRLHFIQ from the exons ATGGCTTCCGCTCGGCGCAGTTACCGGCTCGATTCTAAAGAAATTCTTGATGCTTTGGTAAATGATGTTGACTCAGACATTGAGGAAGACCCGGAAATTCAAATTGAag AGGTAATTCAAGACTTACAAGAGGTGGTATCGGTCCAAGATGAAGTAAATGATGATGCTGACATGTCAGAAAACGTATCTGAACCAGACCAGGGACGGAGCCGGGGTCGCTCGAGACCTACACTTCGTGGCAGAACGAGATCGCGCGGCGGACGCGTTCGGTCAGGAGCGCGCTCGACCACCCGCTGTCGCGGCGGCAGACATGCAACAACTTCTATCAGGGAAAAAGTTTTTCAATTTAGTAGCGCGTTCTCTGGTAAACGCttacattttatacaataa
- the LOC126969897 gene encoding uncharacterized protein LOC126969897: MKSHKIVILFLIFIYSCCVAYELKQSEIADSREPNEIQSFLRLKRQLEDLDSDLNTEETQDTKDPSFWDRMIKIALNLFSKLVQWLNT, encoded by the exons ATGAAGTCACACAAAATagtaattctatttttaatatttatttattcctgtTGTGTTGCGTATGAG TTGAAACAATCCGAAATAGCAGATTCAA GAGAACCAAATGAAATACAATCATTCCTGAGATTAAAACGTCAACTAGAGGATTTAGATAGCGACTTGAATACTGAAGAAACACAAGATACAAAGGATCCTAGTTTTTGGGATAGAATGATCAAAATTGCGCTCAATTTGTTTAGTAAATTGGTACAGTGGttgaatacataa
- the LOC126969849 gene encoding zinc finger matrin-type protein 2, with translation MSMQPEDHRRKWDKEEFERIAAERLQAELEEDENSKKKAPPVKRELLKQREYRVDLDSRLGKSVVITKNTPTSQTGGYYCNVCDCVVKDSINFLDHINGKKHQRNLGMSMKIERSSLDQVKARFALNKRKLEEKKKEYELDTRLKEAAEEEARLKELRRERRRDKKRKVQEDDEADNVPVQSEIAQIMGFSGFGASKSKG, from the exons ATGAGCATGCAACCGGAGGATCACAGGAGAAAGTGGGATAAAGAAGAATTTGAGAGAATCGCTGCTGAACGACTTCAAGCGGAACTCGAAGAAGATGAAAACTCGAAAAAGAAAG CTCCGCCAGTGAAAAGAGAATTATTGAAGCAAAGAGAGTACAGAGTTGACTTAGACTCAAGACTAGGGAAAAGTGTTGTTATAACAAAGAACACACCAACTTCACAGACTGGTGGCTATTATTGCAATGTGTGCGATTGTGTTGTTAAGGACTCCATCAACTTTCTTGATCACATCAATGGAAAAAAACATCAAAGGAATCTTGGGATGTCTATGAAGATAGAGAGAAGTTCACTAGATcag GTCAAAGCACGTTTTGCATTAAATAAACGAAAAttagaagaaaagaaaaaagagTATGAACTGGACACTAGACTGAAAGAGGCTGCTGAAGAAGAGGCCAGGCTAAAGGAGTTGAGAAGAGAAAGACGTCGGGACAAGAAGCGCAAGGTACAAGAAGATGATGAAGCTGATAATGTTCCGGTTCAGTCGGAAATTGCACAGATTATGGGCTTCTCCGGGTTTGGTGCTTCAAAATCCAAGGGATGA